From the genome of Sphingobacterium sp. UGAL515B_05:
ATCAGAAATGATATTATCCAAAAGGTTATACAACAGGGTCGTCGGAGTTGCTTTCTGGGCATGGTTCTGGAATTTGACCAAGGTACCGTCATAGTCCAGAAAAAAGAGTCTATTGCTACTTTTGCTATACCTTTCTGAAATACTATTCAACACCTTATCCGAGATTCGCCTTGCCCATTCGTCACGTTGTATGGCTTTGGTTTCAGCCAAACGATTGGTAAAGAGCTGCACCCAATGTTGCACATTAAACTTCTGTATAATCTGAATATTGGCATCGGTACGTTCCTGAATTTCTTCGGGCGGCATTTTAAGCGCTTGGTAAATACTGTCTGCCGTTTCTGTACGATTATAGGGGTTAATAATCAAGGCATCAACGAGTTCCTTGGAGGCGCCTGCAAACTCACTTAAAATCAATACCCCCTTTGATAAAGTCTTACTGGCGATGTATTCTTTACTTACAAGATTCATCCCATCTCGCGTAGATGTAATCATACAGATATCGGATGCAACATATAATCCAACCAGCTCTTCGAATGGAAGCGATTTATAAAAATATAGTACCGGCGTCCAGCTTAGATTGCCATAAATGGAATTGATTTCACTCACCTTCCGGTTAATCTCATCTTTCAGTTTTTTGTATTGCGATACCTTATCCCTGGAGGGCACGATAAGCATATATAGCACAACTTTTGTATGCCATTCGGGGTATTTTTCAAGGAAAGTGAGGAATGCACGTAATCGCTCTAATATCCCTTTGCTATAATCGAGCCTATCGACAGCTATAATAATCTTTTGATCGGGAAAATGGCTCCGGAATTGGCTTGCAATGGACTGGATTTTAGGCTGACTGCTGACTTCGACGAATTTATCAAAATCAATACCCATCGGAAAGGATTCTATAAATATATGACGGTCTTTGTACTTGAGCTGGTTATGTCCAGACGATACATGCAGTATTTTTTTGCAGGCATTTAGAAAGTTCTGACTATCGGCGAAAGTATGAAATCCGATAAGATCTGCTCCCAGTAAACCTTCAACCAATTCTTTACGTTGCGGAATGTTCATAAAGAGTTCTTCCGAAGGAAAGGGGATATGGTGAAAATAACCGATGTTGAGCTCCTGGTTTTCTAAACGCAACAGTTGAGGGAGTAGCATAAGCTGATAATCCTGCACCCAAATAAAATCGGATGGCGCATCGATAGAAAGCGCAGCCTCGCAAAATTTCCTATTTACTATGACATAGGTAGACCAATATTCGCGGTCAAAATGGATGTAGCTCGGCTGATAGTGGCAAATAGGCCAGAGGACCTCATTGGAATAACCTTCGTAGAAATTACGTATTTCATCTTTTGATAAGAAAACAGGAAGTAAGCTCATCGGTTTGAGAAGCTCGACAATCTTTTCTTTTTCCTCTTCATCTTTGGGAACAATTCCCGGCCAGCCAACCCAAAGTATTTCATCCGTATCAAAGGCGGAATTTAAACCGGTTGCCAGTCCGCCCGCACTAGGCTTGATGATTAATTTTTCTTTTTTTCGTTCTATTTGTATCGGCAGTCTATTTGAAATTATTATTTTCTTCTTTTTCTTCATAAGAATATTAGATCGATTTATTTGCAGTGTGGAAGAGTTATATTGAAATAACGATGGGCTTGTAATCCACTTATCTGAACAACCTCGGGAGAGAATAGTTTGAATAAATTCAAATTAGAAAGACAATAGGGAAGCTGTTGAAGAAAGAACAAGGTATTTTGCAAAAAAAAAGACCTCTATTTCTACAGGTCTTTTTTTGCTATTTCATTAGATTCCGATATACTGAAAATTACGATACACTGACCGCTACAGCTTTTTCGTTATCCAGCTTTTTCATGAATTGATCGAGAATATCACCTAATCTCCCTGAAATTTCGCCTAAAATACTTTCCCAATCTTTCACTGTACCATCACAATTGTCTGAAACAATTTTAATACTATGAAAGGTGAGATTTTTTTGAAAACAGAAATTCGCTAAGGCATAAGATTCCATATCAAATGCCAAAGGATTAAAATGTTTGATATCCTGATAAAAAGCAGTATTTACATTGATAAAACGATCCGATGTCAAAAGTGCATCTTCGTAGCGAAATTCATCACGAGATATGGATTCCAATACGCCTTGACCTTTAAAAAACAAGGTGTTTTCCAGGAAAAATCCATCCGTATAAGCATCCCCTTGTGCATAGTATGCCGGATAAAGGACATGGCCTATCGGATGCCTTGTACAACCTACCGTGCCAACATTGAGAAGAACAGGACTGATCCCTAATGCTTTGATGTCCTCGTAAAGCGTAGCTACGGACAGGAGCGCATTTACTTTACCTACACCAATTTCGTATACAAAAGTCGATTCACTTGTCGAATTAAAAGATAGCTCATTTTTATTTGCTACCAAGATAATCGTTTCAATATCTTTATTCAGGATCATTTAATTTTCTTCGATATATGGATACTCAAATTCCAATTCTTCGGCAGTAATTAGATTTAAGAAGTTAACACAAGCCTGTTTTGAGGTGGGAAAATCCATGAATGTGTAGTTTCCGCAGCTAATTGGATTTTGGAAAGGTACTTCGTATCCTTCTGTAAGAACAGTCTCTAATACTTCTTTCATCAATTCCGCCACATTCTGAGGAGTTTTCGCTGTTCCAGCCAATACAACATAAAATCCCGTGCAACAACCCATTGGCCCAACATAAATAACTTCATCACCTAAGATGGTTCTAATTTCTGTTGCAAAACAATGTTCTAAGGTATGCATGACCTCAGGTGATAGCATACGCTCCGGAGAATTCGGTCTGATCATGCGAATGTCGTAAGTTGTGTAACTCTCAACATTGCTGTTATTGGTTGTAGAAGCTTTAGCGTAGATCCCTTGTTTTAACTTGGTATGATCTACCGTAAAACTATTTACTTTTGCTTTTTCTTTTGTGTACATCTTGTTCTGTTCAAAGCTATAACGCTTGTGACGTTATAGGGGTTAAAAGTTGAATATCAAAAATTTCTACAAAGATACTAGATTATTGTAGAAAAGAACGACAAAACTACTATTTTAACACTTCATAATGTTCGACTGTTGGAAATGGATCGTAGTAATGGTGTAAAAGTTTCTCCCATTCCTTAAATAAGGCCGACTCCCTGAAACCAATGGTATGGTCTTCTAAAGTTTCCCATTCAACCAACAAAATGTACTGGTTATCTTTTTCAATACATTTACGTAAGGAATGCGTGATATAACCTTTACTCGCACTAATATACTGGCAAGCTGTTTTATAATCTCTTTCAAAATCGGACTGTTGCCCTTCAATAATTTGTAATACAGCTACTTCTAAAATCATAATTCGTTTTTTTAAATAAAGTTTAGTAAATATATCAAACTTAGATAATTTGTTTTTTATATACAATACAATAACAAGCTTATCCGAACAATTTATTTGGCAATCTTCTGATGCAGGCTTAGCTATTATTGTTTATGCCGGCGGTATCAGGCTTAGCTTTGTTGGTTTGCGAAGCGATGATCTGAACAACTAATGGAATACCGGGATTACGATTTTGGGCATTCCAAACCAAGGAGAGCGTTGTTCGCTGCGGCAAAGTATCCAATTCAAGGAAAGTAACATCAACATGGTAGCCGTTCTTTAAAGAGGAAGGAACAATGGCAACACCCAGTCCTTGCGCTACCATATTAAAAATGGTCAAAGCATTCACTGTCCGTAAAGTAACTTTGGGGATAAACTTATGGTCACTAAAAATACTCATCACGAGATCATAATAAGAATGGCTATAGTTTTTGGAAAATAAGATAAATGATTCATTTTTGAATGCGTCAAGACTTGCACGCGGCGACTTCAATAGGGGATGACCGTTGGGTAAAACGAGACTAAAATGCTCTGTATGTATAGGCAGGCTACATAACCCGGGTGGCGTTTCGGAAAGACGAACAAACCCTAAGTCCAGTTCTTTTTTCTCCAGCAGATCCAGCTGGGTTTCATTCGCTAGTTCGTGAAGTGTTAACTCGATATCAGGCTGCTGCTGTTTTAAATTAACAAGTAGTTCCGGCAGGATTGTTTGAACAGCTGATCCGATAAACCCCAGCTTTAAGGTGCTTATTTTACCGTTGGCAAAACTTTGAAGTTGAGTTTCAATCTGATCCAAGTGCCTAAATAGTTCTTCCACCTCCTGAAAGAGATACAGCCCCGCTTCAGTCATTTGAACATTTCGTTTATTACGCTCAAAAAGTGTTACGCCATAGGATTCCTCCAACTGTTTAATTTGTCTGCTCAAGCCTGGTTGCGCAATAAATAATTTTTCGGCAGCCCTTCTAAAATGCAGCTCTTCCGCCAATACCTTAAAATATAGTAAATGTCTTAGCTCTATTTGATAATTCATGGTTATCAATTGATGATAAAAATGGTATTTCTAATTATCAAATATAGCAACTACATTTGAGTAAAGCAGTTATGATAATGGAAAAATTTTTATATGGCAGTGGGCAGCTAACATGCTCCACTGCTTTAGCGATAGCAAAAGGAACAGTTACCGGGGAAATTTCCCCCGAAGTCAAGGATAAGATTGAGCAAAGCGCCAGTTATGTCAGGAAAATAGTAGAGCGCGGTGAGGTTGTCTATGGGATCAATACAGGTTTCGGTCCATTGTGTACCACACTTATTGATGCAAGTCAAACGCAGCTGTTACAGGAAAATATTCTAAAAAGCCATGCTGTCGGTATGGGAGAACCTATAGCCAACGATTTGGCCAAATTGATGCTTATTCTTAAAGTTCACGCACTTTCTAAGGGATTTTCAGGAGTCAAGTATGCGACGATTGAGCGGATTATTTGGCATATTGAAAATGATGTCATTCCTGTGGTTCCTAAACAAGGTTCTGTGGGCGCATCGGGTGATTTGGCTCCATTGTCACATTTATTTTTACCATTGATTGGCCTAGGAAAAGTCAACGTAGAAGGGGAGATTGTGGAGACAGCAGCCGTTTTGGAAAAACACGGTATGGCACCGGTTCAGTTGGGCGCAAAAGAGGGTCTGGCTTTAATCAATGGAACTCAATTTATGGCGGCACATGGTGTGATGGCTGTTGCCGAGTTAAATCGTGTACTTCAGAACGCTGATATTATTGCTACCTTAATGATTGAAGGCTTAAATGGTTCAATAAAACCATTTTTTACAGAATTACATCAATTACGCCCGCACCCAGGAAACCGCTATGTTGCTGCAAGCATTTTTAACATGCTTCATGGCTCGGCTATTTTGGAAAGCCACAAAGACTGTTCTCGTGTACAAGATCCCTATTCGCTGCGCTGTATCCCTCAGGTCCATGGAGCATCACGCAATGCTTGGTTTCATTTGAAGGATACCATAGAAATCGAAATAAACGCAGTGACCGACAATCCTGTGATCATTAATGATGAACTCACCATTAGTGGCGGTAGCTTTCACGGACAGTCAATCGCTTTGCCTTTGGATTATGCCACACTGGCCGCATCGGAAATTGGCAATATTTCGGACCGAAGGGTCTATTTGTCTTTAGAAGGTCAAACCAACGGTGTCCCAAAATTGTTAATGAAGTCAACCGGTCTCAATTCAGGATTTATGATCTTACAATATAGCACTGCCGCGATTGCAAGTGAGAATAAAGGACTTTGTTTTCCTGCAAGTGCAGATAGTATTCCTACCTCTTTAGGCCAGGAAGATCATGTCAGTATGGGATCTATTGCCGGCCGAAAATTACTGCAGGTCATTGACAATGTCGATAAAATACTAAGTATTGAACTGTTATGTGCGGCACAGGCCAAGGATTACCATCAGCCATTAAAATCGACTGCAGCATTGGAAGCTATCCATGCAAGAATTCGTCAGTCTATTCCGCATATTGAATCCGATCAACCTATGGAAGAGCTGCTGACTGAGGCACAAAGGCTCGTAAAATCAGGCGAACTGATCACATTGCATCGTCAATATGCTACAGGTGAGATGGAAGCGGATTTGAAACAAAGGTTTGAGATGTTTTAAACGAAGAATGATGGAAAAAGAGCTGAAATTAGTTGGACCTTTTAGGCAGGTATTAACGATGTCAAATATGCCCGAAAATGGGGCACTCCACGATAAACAATTGGCTATTATTAAAGAAGGTGGTATTTTAATAGCAGGTAATCATATATTGGAAGTAGGGGATTTTGAGCAACTACAACTGCAATGGGGAAAGGAGGCGGCACTTGTACTTGTAGAAGGAGATCAGGTCGCTCTGCCAGGCTTTATTGATTGCCATACACATATTGCTTTTGCCGGTAATCGAGCGAATGATTTCGCCCTTCGAAATGCGGGCTCAAGCTACCTGGAGATTGCAGCGGCAGGAGGTGGGATCTGGAGCACCGTTTCCCATACGCGGGATTGTAACGCCGAAGAATTGATTGATCTCACCATCCAGCGCGCAAATTTTCTATTAAGGCAAGGAATCACAACAATTGAAGTTAAAAGTGGTTACGGTCTCAATGTTAAAGAAGAACTTAAGATATTACGGGTCATTCAGGAATCGGATCGTCGTACGGCATCAGACCTTATTCCAACTTGTTTGGCGGCACATATGCTCCCACGGGACTTCGACGGATCGGCAAAAGAATATCTTCATCTGATCACAACAGATCTTTTTCCCCTATTGAAATCAGAAGGGTTGTCGAATCGGATTGACGCATTTATCGAAAAAACGGCTTTTCAGGGGGAAGACGTTGTGGCCTATTTACGAAAAGCAAAAGAAATGGGTTTTGATCTGACGATTCATGCCGATCAGTTTACCACTTCGGGAAGTCAGATTGCTGTAGAACTCGGTGCGCATTCTGCGGATCATCTTGAAGCATCAACTGCGGCTGAAATAGAACTCATCGCACACTCAGCTACTGTTGCTGTGGCGCTGCCTGCAGCCTCCATTGGCCTCGGATGTGGTTTTACACCTGCTAGAAAGTTGCTGGATGCAGGGGCATGTTTGGCAATAGGAAGTGACTGGAATCCAGGTTCCGCGCCCATGGGACAGTTACTGACGAGTGCGAGTATTTTGGCAACAGCAGAAAAGTTGACGAATGCTGAGCTGCTTGCAGCACTAACCTACCGTGCTGCAAAAGCCTTAAATCTGTCGGATCGCGGCGTATTGACCAAGGGCATGAAAGCAGACTTCAGTTTATTTAAAACAGATAATTATCAGGATATTACTTACTACCAAGGAAGCTTGCAGCCTACGGCAGTATGGAAAAATGGTCAGGAAGTATTCTCAATATAATAACATGGAAGATACATTTAAGCGCGAGGTTGCGGAAGGTATTCCGACCGTATTACCTCCAAAAGTAGAACGAGATCATACAATAAGTCATGCGCCCAGACGAAAGGATATTCTCACCAAGTCGGAGGAAAAGCTGGCCCTACGGAATGCATTGCGTTATTTCCCGAAACCATGGCATGCCGTTTTAGCGCCTGAGTTTTTAGAGGAGCTTCGTGCCTATGGCCGAATCTACATGTACCGTTTTAGACCCGAATATGCCATGTATGCTCGACCAATAGATGATTATCCAGCAGTGAGTAAGCAGGCGGCGGCTATTATGTTGATGATTCAGAACAACCTCGATCCAGCTGTAGCACAACATCCCCATGAACTGATTACCTATGGCGGGAATGGAGCTGTTTTCCAAAATTGGGCGCAATATCGCCTCACCATGCAGTATCTTTCGCAGATGACAGATGAACAAACGTTACATCTTTACAGTGGTCATCCAATGGGGCTTTTCCCTTCCGCACAGCATGCGCCTCGTGTTGTTGTAACCAATGGCATGATGATTCCAAACTATTCGAAACCGGATGACTGGGAACGTTTTAACGCCTTAGGTGTTACACAATATGGACAGATGACAGCAGGTTCCTATATGTATATTGGTC
Proteins encoded in this window:
- a CDS encoding antibiotic biosynthesis monooxygenase family protein; the protein is MILEVAVLQIIEGQQSDFERDYKTACQYISASKGYITHSLRKCIEKDNQYILLVEWETLEDHTIGFRESALFKEWEKLLHHYYDPFPTVEHYEVLK
- a CDS encoding bifunctional alpha,alpha-trehalose-phosphate synthase (UDP-forming)/trehalose-phosphatase, whose protein sequence is MKKKKKIIISNRLPIQIERKKEKLIIKPSAGGLATGLNSAFDTDEILWVGWPGIVPKDEEEKEKIVELLKPMSLLPVFLSKDEIRNFYEGYSNEVLWPICHYQPSYIHFDREYWSTYVIVNRKFCEAALSIDAPSDFIWVQDYQLMLLPQLLRLENQELNIGYFHHIPFPSEELFMNIPQRKELVEGLLGADLIGFHTFADSQNFLNACKKILHVSSGHNQLKYKDRHIFIESFPMGIDFDKFVEVSSQPKIQSIASQFRSHFPDQKIIIAVDRLDYSKGILERLRAFLTFLEKYPEWHTKVVLYMLIVPSRDKVSQYKKLKDEINRKVSEINSIYGNLSWTPVLYFYKSLPFEELVGLYVASDICMITSTRDGMNLVSKEYIASKTLSKGVLILSEFAGASKELVDALIINPYNRTETADSIYQALKMPPEEIQERTDANIQIIQKFNVQHWVQLFTNRLAETKAIQRDEWARRISDKVLNSISERYSKSSNRLFFLDYDGTLVKFQNHAQKATPTTLLYNLLDNIISDPLNTLVIISGRSQESLSSWFDGRSYYLVAEHGIWSNFPNFNWSYKKGLALHWMPEVKKLMEKLADQTPGAYIEVKPYSLAWHYRKVELGLGELKATELKETLNPMLNDYGLQLLDGNAVIEVKNTEVNKGKAALEIAGHIKADFMLAIGDDITDEDLFRYLPQSTISIKVGSNKSAAKYYLDEQEDVLQFLNQLIVK
- the hutH gene encoding histidine ammonia-lyase, which translates into the protein MEKFLYGSGQLTCSTALAIAKGTVTGEISPEVKDKIEQSASYVRKIVERGEVVYGINTGFGPLCTTLIDASQTQLLQENILKSHAVGMGEPIANDLAKLMLILKVHALSKGFSGVKYATIERIIWHIENDVIPVVPKQGSVGASGDLAPLSHLFLPLIGLGKVNVEGEIVETAAVLEKHGMAPVQLGAKEGLALINGTQFMAAHGVMAVAELNRVLQNADIIATLMIEGLNGSIKPFFTELHQLRPHPGNRYVAASIFNMLHGSAILESHKDCSRVQDPYSLRCIPQVHGASRNAWFHLKDTIEIEINAVTDNPVIINDELTISGGSFHGQSIALPLDYATLAASEIGNISDRRVYLSLEGQTNGVPKLLMKSTGLNSGFMILQYSTAAIASENKGLCFPASADSIPTSLGQEDHVSMGSIAGRKLLQVIDNVDKILSIELLCAAQAKDYHQPLKSTAALEAIHARIRQSIPHIESDQPMEELLTEAQRLVKSGELITLHRQYATGEMEADLKQRFEMF
- a CDS encoding S-ribosylhomocysteine lyase: MYTKEKAKVNSFTVDHTKLKQGIYAKASTTNNSNVESYTTYDIRMIRPNSPERMLSPEVMHTLEHCFATEIRTILGDEVIYVGPMGCCTGFYVVLAGTAKTPQNVAELMKEVLETVLTEGYEVPFQNPISCGNYTFMDFPTSKQACVNFLNLITAEELEFEYPYIEEN
- the hutI gene encoding imidazolonepropionase; translation: MMEKELKLVGPFRQVLTMSNMPENGALHDKQLAIIKEGGILIAGNHILEVGDFEQLQLQWGKEAALVLVEGDQVALPGFIDCHTHIAFAGNRANDFALRNAGSSYLEIAAAGGGIWSTVSHTRDCNAEELIDLTIQRANFLLRQGITTIEVKSGYGLNVKEELKILRVIQESDRRTASDLIPTCLAAHMLPRDFDGSAKEYLHLITTDLFPLLKSEGLSNRIDAFIEKTAFQGEDVVAYLRKAKEMGFDLTIHADQFTTSGSQIAVELGAHSADHLEASTAAEIELIAHSATVAVALPAASIGLGCGFTPARKLLDAGACLAIGSDWNPGSAPMGQLLTSASILATAEKLTNAELLAALTYRAAKALNLSDRGVLTKGMKADFSLFKTDNYQDITYYQGSLQPTAVWKNGQEVFSI
- a CDS encoding LysR family transcriptional regulator — protein: MNYQIELRHLLYFKVLAEELHFRRAAEKLFIAQPGLSRQIKQLEESYGVTLFERNKRNVQMTEAGLYLFQEVEELFRHLDQIETQLQSFANGKISTLKLGFIGSAVQTILPELLVNLKQQQPDIELTLHELANETQLDLLEKKELDLGFVRLSETPPGLCSLPIHTEHFSLVLPNGHPLLKSPRASLDAFKNESFILFSKNYSHSYYDLVMSIFSDHKFIPKVTLRTVNALTIFNMVAQGLGVAIVPSSLKNGYHVDVTFLELDTLPQRTTLSLVWNAQNRNPGIPLVVQIIASQTNKAKPDTAGINNNS